The Anser cygnoides isolate HZ-2024a breed goose chromosome 19, Taihu_goose_T2T_genome, whole genome shotgun sequence genome contains a region encoding:
- the LOC106047198 gene encoding myosin heavy chain, skeletal muscle, adult-like encodes MTSPDAEMAAFGEAAPYLRKSEKERIEAQNKPFDAKSSVFVAHPKESFVKGTIQSKESGKVTVKTEAGETLTVKEDQIFSMNPPKYDKIEDMAMMTHLHEPAVLYNLKERYAAWMIYTYSGLFCVTVNPYKWLPVYNPEVVLAYRGKKRQEAPPHIFSISDNAYQFMLTDRENQSILITGESGAGKTVNTKRVIQYFATIAASGEKKKEEQSGKMQGTLEDQIISANPLLEAFGNAKTVRNDNSSRFGKFIRIHFGATGKLASADIETYLLEKSRVTFQLKAERSYHIFYQIMSNKKPELIDMLLITTNPYDYHFVSQGEITVASINDQEELMATDSAIDILGFTADEKVAIYKLTGAVMHYGNLKFKQKQREEQAEPDGTEVADKAAYLMGLNSADLLKALCYPRVKVGNEYVTKGQTVQQVNNSVGALAKAVYEKMFLWMVVRINQQLDTKQPRQYFIGVLDIAGFEIFDFNSLEQLCINFTNEKLQQFFNHHMFVLEQEEYKKEGIEWEFIDFGMDLAACIELIEKPMGIFSILEEECMFPKATDTSFKNKLYDQHLGKSSNFQKPKPAKGKAEAHFSLVHYAGTVDYNISGWLEKNKDPLNETVIGLYQKSSVKTLALLFANYGGAEAEASGGGASGGKKGGKKKGSSFQTVSALFRENLNKLMTNLRSTHPHFVRCIIPNETKTPGAMEHELVLHQLRCNGVLEGIRICRKGFPSRVLYADFKQRYKVLNASAIPEGQFIDSKKASEKLLGSIDVDHTQYKFGHTKVFFKAGLLGLLEEMRDEKLAQLITRTQARCRGFLMRVEYQRMVERRESIFCIQYNVRAFMNVKHWPWMKLFFKIKPLLKSAESEKEMANMKEEFEKTKEELAKSETKRKELEEKMVKLVQEKNDLQLQVQAEADALADAEERCDQLIKTKIQLEAKIKEVTERAEDEEEINAELTAKKRKLEDECSELKKDIDDLELTLAKVEKEKHATENKVKNLTEEMAALDETIAKLTKEKKALQEAHQQTLDDLQAEEDKVNTLTKAKTKLEQQVDDLEGSLEQEKKLRMDLERAKRKLEGDLKLSQDTIMDLENDKQQLDEKLKKKDFEISQIQSKIEDEQALGMQLQKKIKELQARIEELEEEIEAERTSRAKAEKHRADLSRELEEISERLEEAGGATAAQVEMNKKREAEFQKMRRDLEEATLQHEATAAALRKKHADSTAELGEQIDNLQRVKQKLEKEKSELKMEIDDLASNMESVSKAKANLEKMCRTLEDQLSEIKTKEEEHQRMINDLSAQRARLQTESGEYSRQVEEKDSQISQLSRSKQAFNQQIEELKRHLEEEIKAKNALAHALQSARHDCDLLREQYEEEQEAKGELQRALSKANSEVAQWRTKYETDAIQRTEELEEAKKKLAQRLQDAEEHVEAVNAKCASLEKTKQRLQNEVEDLMIDVERSNAACAALDKKQKNFDKILAEWKQKYEETQAELEASQKESRSLSTELFKMKNAYEESLDHLETLKRENKNLQQEISDLTEQIAEGGKAIHELEKVKKQIEQEKSEIQAALEEAEASLEHEEGKILRLQLELNQAKSEIDRKIAEKDEEIDQLKRNHLRIVESMQSTLDAEIRSRNEALRLKKKMEGDLNEMEIQLSHANRVAAEAQKNLRNTQGVLKDTQIHLDDALRTQEDLKEQVAMVERRANLLQAEIEELRAALEQTERSRKVAEQELMDASERVQLLHTQNTSLINTKKKLETDITQIQSEMEDAIQEARNAEEKAKKAITDASMMAEELKKEQDTSAHLERMKKNLDQTVKDLQLRLDEAEQLALKGGKKQIQKLEARVRELEGEVDAEQKRSAEAVKGVRKYERRVKELTYQSEEDRKNILRLQDLVDKLQMKVKSYKRQAEEAEELSNVNLSKFRKIQHELEEAEERADIAESQVNKLRAKSREFHGKKIEEEE; translated from the exons ATGACTTCTCCAGATGCTGAGATGGCTGCCTTTGGGGAGGCAGCTCCCTACCTCCGAaagtcagaaaaggaaagaattgaAGCTCAGAACAAGCCTTTTGATGCCAAGTCATCTGTCTTTGTGGCCCATCCCAAGGAATCTTTTGTGAAAGGGACAATCCAGAGCAAAGAATCAGGGAAGGTCACTGTCAAGACTGAAGCTGGAGAG ACTCTGACCGTGAAGGAAGATCAAATCTTCTCCATGAATCCTCCCAAATATGATAAAATCGAGGACATGGCCATGATGACCCACCTCCACGAACCCGCTGTGCTGTACAACCTCAAAGAGCGTTATGCAGCCTGGATGATCTAT ACCTACTCGGGTCTCTTCTGTGTCACTGTCAACCCCTACAAGTGGCTGCCGGTGTACAACCCGGAGGTGGTGTTGGCCTACCGAGGCAAAAAGCGCCAGGAGGCCCCTCCACACATCTTCTCCATCTCTGACAATGCCTATCAGTTCATGCTGACTG ACCGTGAGAATCAGTCAATCCTGATCAC TGGAGAATCTGGTGCAGGGAAGACTGTGAACACAAAGCGTGTCATCCAGTACTTTGCAACAATTGCAGCTagtggggagaagaagaaggaggagcaGTCTGGCAAAATGCAG GGAACACTTGAGGATCAAATCATCAGCGCCAACCCACTGCTGGAGGCATTTGGAAATGCCAAGACTGTGAGGAATGACAACTCCTCGCGCTTT gGTAAATTCATCAGAATTCACTTTGGTGCCACAGGAAAACTAGCTTCTGCTGATATTGAAACAT ATCTGCTGGAGAAGTCCAGAGTCACCTTCCAGctcaaagcagaaagaagctACCACATATTTTATCAGATCATGTCCAACAAGAAGCCAGAGCTGATTG ACATGCTTCTAATTACCACTAATCCATATGACTATCACTTTGTGAGTCAAGGTGAGATCACTGTTGCCAGCATTAATGACCAGGAGGAGTTGATGGCTACAGAC AGTGCCATTGACATCCTGGGCTTTACTGCTGATGAAAAGGTGGCCATTTACAAGCTGACAGGAGCTGTCATGCACTACGGCAACCTGAAGTTTaagcagaaacaaagagaagagcaggcagagccagATGGCACAGAAG TTGCTGACAAGGCTGCCTACCTGATGGGTCTGAACTCAGCTGACTTGCTCAAAGCCCTCTGTTACCCCCGAGTCAAGGTTGGGAATGAATATGTGACCAAGGGTCAAACTGTGCAGCAG GTGAACAATTCAGTGGGTGCTCTGGCAAAGGCTGTCTATGAGAAGATGTTCTTATGGATGGTTGTTCGCATCAATCAACAACTAGATACAAAGCAACCCAGACAGTACTTCATTGGTGTCCTGGACATCGCTGGCTTCGAGATCTTTGAT TTCAACAGCCTGGAGCAGCTGTGCATCAACTTCACCAATGAGAAACTGCAACAGTTCTTCAACCACCACATGTtcgtgctggagcaggaggagtaCAAGAAGGAAGGAATTGAATGGGAATTCATTGATTTTGGGATGGACCTGGCTGCTTGCATTGAACTCATTGAAAAG CCCATGGGCATCTTTTCTATCCTGGAAGAGGAGTGCATGTTCCCCAAGGCAACTGACACCTCTTTCAAGAACAAGCTCTATGACCAGCATCTGGGCAAGTCCAGCAATTTCCAGAAGCCCAAGCCTGCCAAAGGCAAGGCCGAGGCCCACTTCTCCCTGGTGCATTATGCTGGCACAGTGGACTACAACATCTCTGGCTGGCTTGAGAAGAACAAGGACCCCCTGAACGAAACTGTCATTGGGTTGTACCAGAAATCATCAGTGAAGACACTGGCCTTACTCTTTGCCAACTATGGTGGAGCAGAAGCAG aGGCTAGTGGTGGTGGTGCTAGTGGTGGCAAGAAAGGTGGCAAGAAGAAGGGATCATCTTTCCAGACTGTCTCAGCTCTTTTCCGG GAGAACCTAAACAAACTGATGACCAACCTACGGAGTACTCACCCTCATTTTGTTCGTTGCATCATCCCAAATGAAACTAAAACACCTG GTGCTATGGAACATGAACTGGTACTACACCAGCTGCGCTGTAATGGTGTGCTGGAAGGGATTAGGATTTGCAGAAAAGGATTCCCCAGCAGAGTCCTCTATGCAGACTTTAAACAGAG GTACAAGGTGCTTAATGCCAGTGCTATCCCAGAGGGACAGTTCATTGATAGCAAAAAGGCTTCTGAGAAGCTTCTGGGGTCAATTGATGTGGATCACACCCAGTACAAATTTGGTCACACCAAG GTGTTCTTCAaagctgggctgctggggctcctgGAGGAGATGAGGGATGAGAAGCTGGCACAGCTCATCACTCGCACACAGGCCAGGTGCAGAGGCTTCCTGATGAGAGTGGAGTACCAGAGAATGGTGGAGAGGAG GGAGTCCATCTTCTGCATCCAGTACAACGTTCGTGCATTCATGAATGTCAAGCACTGGCCCTGGATGAAGCTGTTCTTCAAGATCAAGCCCTTGCTGAAGAGTGCAGAATCTGAGAAGGAGATGGCCAACATGAAGGAAGAGTTTGAGAAAACCAAGGAAGAGCTTGCAAAGTCTGAGACAAAGagaaaggagctggaggagaaaatggTGAAGCTGgtgcaggagaaaaatgatCTGCAGCTCCAAGTGCAGGCT GAAGCTGATGCTTTAGCTGATGCTGAAGAAAGATGTGATCAGCTCATCAAAACTAAAATCCAGCTGGAAGCCAAAATTAAGGAGGTGACAGAAAGGGCCgaggatgaggaagaaattaatgCTGAGCTGACAGCCAAGAAGAGGAAACTGGAGGATGAATGTTCAGAGCTGAAGAAAGACATTGATGACTTGGAGTTAACATTGGCCAAggttgaaaaggaaaaacatgccACCGAAAACAAG GTGAAAAATCTCACAGAGGAAATGGCAGCTCTGGATGAGACCATAGCCAAGctgacaaaagagaagaaagcccTCCAAGAGGCCCACCAGCAGACACTGGACGACCTGCAGGCCGAAGAGGACAAAGTCAATACATTGACCAAAGCAAAAACCAAGCTGGAGCAGCAAGTGGATGAT CTGGAAGGGTCCCTGGAGCAAGAGAAGAAACTGCGCATGGACCTTGAAAGGGCTAAGAGGAAACTTGAGGGAGACCTGAAGCTGTCCCAAGATACCATAATGGATTTGGAAAATGATAAGCAGCAGCTggatgagaaactgaaaaa GAAAGACTTTGAAATCAGCCAGATCCAGAGTAAAATTGAAGATGAGCAAGCCCTGGGCATGCAATTACAGAAGAAGAtcaaggagctgcag GCCCGTATCGAGGAACTGGAGGAGGAAATTGAGGCAGAGCGAACCTCTCGGGCAAAAGCAGAGAAGCACCGTGCTGACCTCtccagggagctggaggagatCAGCGAGCGCCTGGAAGAAGCAGGAGGGGCTACAGCAGCTCAGGTTGAGATGAACAAGAAGCGTGAGGCAGAATTTCAGAAGATGCGCCGCGACCTCGAAGAGGCCACGCTGCAGCACGAAGCCACAGCTGCCGCCCTGCGGAAGAAGCACGCAGACAGCACAGCTGAGCTTGGGGAGCAGATCGACAACCTGCAACGAGTCAAGcagaagctggagaaggagaagagtgAGCTGAAGATGGAGATAGATGACTTGGCCAGTAACATGGAGTCTGTCTCCAAAGCTAAG GCAAACCTAGAGAAAATGTGTCGTACTCTAGAAGACCAGCTGAGTGAGATAAAGACAAAGGAGGAGGAGCACCAGCGCATGATCAATGACCTCAGTGCTCAAAGAGCTCGTCTGCAGACAGAATCAG GTGAATATTCACGCCAGGTGGAGGAGAAAGATTCTCAGATTTCTCAGCTGTCTCGAAGCAAGCAGGCATTCAATCAGCAGATTGAGGAACTCAAAAGGCACTTAGAGGAAGAGATAAAG GCCAAGAACGCCTTGGCCCACGCCTTGCAGTCTGCTCGCCACGACTGTGACTTGCTCCGGGAACAATatgaggaggagcaggaagccAAGGGAGAGCTGCAGCGTGCCTTGTCCAAAGCCAACAGCGAAGTGGCCCAGTGGAGAACCAAATATGAGACGGATGCTATTCAGCGCacggaggagctggaggaggccaA GAAGAAGCTGGCACAGCGCCTGCAGGATGCAGAGGAACACGTTGAAGCTGTCAACGCCAAATGTGCTTCCCTGGAAAAGacaaagcagaggctgcagaaCGAGGTGGAAGACCTGATGATTGACGTGGAGCGATCAAATGCTGCCTGTGCAGCTCTggacaagaagcagaagaactTTGACAAG ATCCTGGCAGAGTGGAAGCAGAAGTACGAGGAAACACAGGCTGAGCTGGAAGCTTCCCAGAAGGAGTCTCGCTCTCTCAGTACGGAGCTGTTTAAGATGAAGAATGCCTATGAGGAGTCCCTGGACCACCTGGAAACGCTGAAGCGTGAGAACAAGAACTTGCAGC AGGAGATTTCTGACCTCACGGAGCAGAttgcagagggaggaaaggcGATCCACGAGCTGGAGAAAGTCAAGAAACAGATTGAGCAAGAGAAATCTGAAATCCAGGCTGCCTTGGAGGAAGCTGAG GCCTCTCTAGAACACGAAGAGGGGAAAATCCTGCGCCTCCAACTGGAGCTCAACCAGGCCAAGTCTGAGATTGACAGGAAGATAGCAGAGAAAGATGAGGAAATCGACCAGCTGAAGAGAAATCACCTCAGAATTGTGGAGTCCATGCAAAGCACCCTGGATGCTGAGATCAGGAGCAGGAATGAAGCCCTGCGGCTGAAGAAGAAGATGGAGGGAGACCTGAATGAAATGGAGATCCAGCTGAGCCATGCCAACCGTGTGGCTGCAGAGGCACAAAAGAACCTGAGAAACACACAGGGAGTGCTCAAG GATACCCAGATACACTTGGATGATGCTCTCAGGACACAGGAAGACCTGAAGGAGCAGGTGGCCATGGTGGAGCGCAGGGCAAACCTGTTACAGGCTGAGATTGAGGAGCTGCGGGCAGCCCTGGAGCAGACGGAGCGGTCAAGGAAAGTGGCTGAGCAGGAACTGATGGATGCAAGTGAGAGAGTTCAGCTCCTCCACACTCAG AACACGAGTCTGATCAACACCAAGAAGAAGCTTGAAACAGACATCACCCAAATTCAGAGTGAGATGGAGGATGCCATCCAGGAAGCCCGCAATGCTGAAGAGAAGGCCAAGAAGGCCATCACAGAT GCATCCATGATGGCAGAAGAGCTGAAGAAGGAGCAGGACACCAGTGCTCACCTAGAGAGAATGAAGAAGAACCTGGACCAGACAGTGAAGGACCTGCAGCTTCGTCTGGATGAGGCTGAGCAGCTGGCCCTGAAGGGAGGCAAGAAGCAAATCCAGAAGCTGGAGGCCAGG GTGCGGGAGCTGGAAGGGGAGGTAGATGCTGAGCAGAAGCGCAGCGCTGAAGCTGTGAAGGGTGTGCGCAAGTACGAGAGAAGGGTGAAGGAGCTGACCTACCAG TCTGAGGAAGACCGGAAGAACATTCTCAGGCTTCAGGATCTGGTGGACAAGCTGCAGATGAAGGTGAAATCCTACAAGAGGCAAGCTGAGGAAGCT GAGGAGCTGTCCAATGTCAACCTCTCCAAGTTCCGCAAGATCCAGCATGAGCTGGAAGAAGCCGAGGAGCGGGCCGACATTGCAGAGTCGCAGGTCAACAAGCTCCGAGCAAAGAGCCGGGAGTTTCACGGCAAGAAGATAGAAGAGGAAGAATGA